One region of Carya illinoinensis cultivar Pawnee chromosome 8, C.illinoinensisPawnee_v1, whole genome shotgun sequence genomic DNA includes:
- the LOC122318443 gene encoding serine/threonine-protein kinase CTR1-like isoform X1: MPHKTTYFFPRQFPDRGFDSCSSKQLFNHEQKQTITSSACTGKESFNIESDRKSSKDASFTVDKKDISSVSDLFKCNDRFHPKKQQFAAFCDWLVERKGDRSSHVKSSSRTSKKQLFDEEDRELLLPQEAELVKDRAIDRNFDRQVSLPRLSSVGSSYAGSLFSGTTTLDGNFSSDIVKDSTTTSTKQEEEEEEEVETRRDNLAQKVRESHYLKLALARRLTSQASLLCEPVLMVESGALLASEAETVSYRLWVSGCLSYTDKISDGFYNILGMNPYLWLMCNDVEEGRRLPPLISLKAVDPSETSMEVVLVDRRGDSRLKELEDKAQELYSASEDTLMLVEKLGKLVAIYMGGGFPAEQGDLHVRWKLVSERLREFQKCIVLPIGSLSMGLCRHRAILFKKLADYIGLPCRIARGCKYCVADHRSSCLVKVEDSKKSSREYVVDLVGQPGNVHGPDSSINGGLLSSMPSPFQVSHLKEFQQPYVDASSSCQILNSQHKRASSINPLYSGFGEEGPQVMESSLTPLELEGNAEHCIIQSPILSFSQGNVSEPLDSAPKEFLHEYSRLCEDKVVIQQTYKENIFASGSAVIENSIKQPKLSLSSQSDLKEVDIMLENQGRFPAVTIPKYLNLEPSLAIDWLEISWDELHIKERVGAGSFGTVHHAEWHGSDVAVKVLTMQDFHDDQLKDFLREVAIMKRVRHPNVVLFMGAVTKRPHLSIVTEYLPRGSLYRLIHRPASGELLDKRRRIRMALDVAKGINYLHCLNPPIVHWDLKSPNLLVDKNWTVKVCDFGLSRFKANTFISSKSVAGTPEWMAPEFLRGEPSNEKSDVYSFGVILWELVTMQQPWSGLSPAQVVGAVAFQNRKLVIPQNVSPVLASLMESCWADDPVQRPSFTSIVESLKKLLKSPVQLIQMGENAT; the protein is encoded by the exons ATGCCTCACAAAACGACTTACTTCTTCCCCAGGCAATTCCCGGACCGGGGATTCGACTCTTGTTCATCCAAGCAACTATTTAATCACGAGCAGAAGCAGACAATCACCAGCTCCGCATGCACAGGCAAAGAATCCTTTAACATCGAAAGCGACCGAAAGTCGTCAAAGGATGCGTCCTTCACGGTCGATAAGAAGGACATATCATCTGTATCCGATCTTTTCAAGTGCAACGACAGGTTCCACCCAAAGAAACAGCAATTTGCTGCCTTCTGTGACTGGTTAGTTGAGAGAAAGGGTGATCGATCTAGTCACGTGAAATCCTCGTCCAGGACCTCGAAGAAGCAGTTATTTGACGAGGAGGACCGCGAGCTTTTGCTCCCCCAAGAAGCGGAGCTCGTGAAGGACCGGGCAATTGATAGGAACTTCGATCGCCAGGTCTCGCTTCCGAGGCTCTCCAGCGTGGGTAGCAGCTATGCAGGGAGCTTGTTTTCCGGAACGACGACGTTGGATGGCAATTTCTCCAGCGATATCGTTAAGGATTCAACCACGACGTCTACGAAgcaagaggaggaggaggaggaagaggtggAAACGCGTAGGGATAACTTGGCGCAGAAGGTAAGGGAGAGTCACTATCTGAAGCTTGCGTTGGCTAGGAGGCTTACTTCTCAAGCCAGTCTTCTTTGCGAGCCTGTGCTCATGGTTGAGAGTGGAGCGTTGCTGGCTTCGGAAGCGGAAACTGTTTCATATCGTCTCTGG GTTAGTGGTTGCTTGTCTTACACTGACAAAATATCGGACGGTTTCTACAACATACTGGGAATGAATCCGTATCTGTGGCTGATGTGCAACGATGTGGAGGAAGGTAGGCGACTGCCGCCATTGATATCGCTTAAAGCAGTTGACCCCAGTGAGACATCTATGGAGGTGGTGCTTGTTGATAGACGAGGGGACTCTCGCCTTAAAGAACTTGAAGATAAAGCACAAGAACTGTATAGTGCTTCAGAGGATACCTTAATGTTGGTGGAGAAACTAGGCAAACTTGTTGCTATCTACATGGG gGGTGGTTTTCCAGCGGAGCAAGGAGATCTCCACGTGCGCTGGAAATTAGTTAGTGAGAGATTGAGGGAATTTCAGAAGTGCATCGTGCTCCCTATTGGCAGTCTATCTATGGGACTTTGCAGGCATCGTGCCATTCTTTTCAAG AAATTGGCAGACTACATTGGTTTGCCGTGTCGAATAGCTCGAGGTTGCAAGTACTGTGTGGCTGATCATCGCTCTTCTTGCCTTGTCAAGGTAGAGGATAGCAAGAAGTCCTCAAG GGAATATGTAGTTGATCTAGTTGGCCAACCAGGAAATGTTCATGGCCCAGATTCCTCTATCAATGGAGGATTGCTTTCTTCAATGCCTTCGCCATTTCAAGTTTCTCATCTGAAAGAATTTCAACAACCTTATGTGGATGCTTCATCATCCTGTCAAATTCTAAACTCACAGCACAAACGTGCTTCTTCCATAAATCCTCTGTATTCGG GTTTTGGGGAAGAAGGTCCACAAGTGATGGAATCATCTCTGACACCTCTTGAGTTGGAAGGAAATGCTGAACATTGCATAATTCAGAGTCCCATTTTGTCATTTTCCCAGGGAAACGTTTCAGAACCACTGGATTCTGCTCCGAAGGAATTTTTACATGAGTATTCTAGGCTTTGCGAAGACAAAGTTGTTATACAACAAACatacaaagaaaatatttttgcatCTGGAAGTGCAGTTATAGAAAACAGCATCAAGCAACCTAAGCTCAGCTTATCAAGTCAGTCAGATCTGAAGGAGGTCGATATAATGCTTGAGAATCAAGGGAGATTCCCTGCTGTAACCATCCCAAAATACTTGAATCTTGAACCATCCCTTGCAATAGACTGGCTGGAGATATCATGGGATGAATTACATATTAAGGAGCGTGTTGGTGCCG GGTCATTTGGGACTGTGCATCATGCTGAATGGCATGGATCG GATGTAGCAGTCAAGGTTCTTACCATGCAGGATTTCCATGATGATCAATTGAAGGATTTTCTAAGAGAG GTAGCAATAATGAAACGTGTACGGCATCCGAATGTGGTTCTCTTCATGGGTGCAGTGACAAAGCGTCCACATCTGTCAATAGTGACAGAATATCTGCCTAG GGGTAGTCTATACCGCCTCATACACAGGCCAGCTTCTGGTGAACTATTAGATAAAAGGAGGCGGATACGCATGGCATTGGATGTG GCCAAGGGGATCAATTATCTCCATTGTCTTAACCCTCCTATTGTGCACTGGGATCTTAAATCTCCAAATTTATTGGTGGATAAAAATTGGACAGTAAAG GTGTGTGATTTTGGTTTGTCCAGATTCAAAGCAAACACTTTCATTTCATCGAAGTCTGTTGCTGGAACT CCTGAGTGGATGGCTCCAGAGTTCCTTCGAGGAGAGCCCTCAAATGAGAAGTCTGATGTTTACAGTTTTGGAGTAATCCTGTGGGAGCTTGTAACCATGCAACAGCCTTGGAGTGGACTTAGCCCTGCACAG GTTGTTGGAGCTGTTGCTTTCCAAAACAGAAAGCTTGTTATCCCGCAGAATGTCTCCCCAGTCTTGGCTTCCCTTATGGAATCTTGCTGGGCCGA TGATCCTGTTCAGCGCCCATCTTTTACAAGCATAGTTGAATCTCTAAAGAAGTTGCTGAAGTCCCCAGTGCAGTTAATACAGATGGGCGAGAACGCAACTTAA
- the LOC122318443 gene encoding serine/threonine-protein kinase CTR1-like isoform X3, with translation MPHKTTYFFPRQFPDRGFDSCSSKQLFNHEQKQTITSSACTGKESFNIESDRKSSKDASFTVDKKDISSVSDLFKCNDRFHPKKQQFAAFCDWLVERKGDRSSHVKSSSRTSKKQLFDEEDRELLLPQEAELVKDRAIDRNFDRQVSLPRLSSVGSSYAGSLFSGTTTLDGNFSSDIVKDSTTTSTKQEEEEEEEVETRRDNLAQKVRESHYLKLALARRLTSQASLLCEPVLMVESGALLASEAETVSYRLWVSGCLSYTDKISDGFYNILGMNPYLWLMCNDVEEGRRLPPLISLKAVDPSETSMEVVLVDRRGDSRLKELEDKAQELYSASEDTLMLVEKLGKLVAIYMGGGFPAEQGDLHVRWKLVSERLREFQKCIVLPIGSLSMGLCRHRAILFKKLADYIGLPCRIARGCKYCVADHRSSCLVKVEDSKKSSREYVVDLVGQPGNVHGPDSSINGGLLSSMPSPFQVSHLKEFQQPYVDASSSCQILNSQHKRASSINPLYSGFGEEGPQVMESSLTPLELEGNAEHCIIQSPILSFSQGNVSEPLDSAPKEFLHEYSRLCEDKVVIQQTYKENIFASGSAVIENSIKQPKLSLSSQSDLKEVDIMLENQGRFPAVTIPKYLNLEPSLAIDWLEISWDELHIKERVGAGSFGTVHHAEWHGSDVAVKVLTMQDFHDDQLKDFLREVAIMKRVRHPNVVLFMGAVTKRPHLSIVTEYLPRGSLYRLIHRPASGELLDKRRRIRMALDVAKGINYLHCLNPPIVHWDLKSPNLLVDKNWTVKIQSKHFHFIEVCCWNS, from the exons ATGCCTCACAAAACGACTTACTTCTTCCCCAGGCAATTCCCGGACCGGGGATTCGACTCTTGTTCATCCAAGCAACTATTTAATCACGAGCAGAAGCAGACAATCACCAGCTCCGCATGCACAGGCAAAGAATCCTTTAACATCGAAAGCGACCGAAAGTCGTCAAAGGATGCGTCCTTCACGGTCGATAAGAAGGACATATCATCTGTATCCGATCTTTTCAAGTGCAACGACAGGTTCCACCCAAAGAAACAGCAATTTGCTGCCTTCTGTGACTGGTTAGTTGAGAGAAAGGGTGATCGATCTAGTCACGTGAAATCCTCGTCCAGGACCTCGAAGAAGCAGTTATTTGACGAGGAGGACCGCGAGCTTTTGCTCCCCCAAGAAGCGGAGCTCGTGAAGGACCGGGCAATTGATAGGAACTTCGATCGCCAGGTCTCGCTTCCGAGGCTCTCCAGCGTGGGTAGCAGCTATGCAGGGAGCTTGTTTTCCGGAACGACGACGTTGGATGGCAATTTCTCCAGCGATATCGTTAAGGATTCAACCACGACGTCTACGAAgcaagaggaggaggaggaggaagaggtggAAACGCGTAGGGATAACTTGGCGCAGAAGGTAAGGGAGAGTCACTATCTGAAGCTTGCGTTGGCTAGGAGGCTTACTTCTCAAGCCAGTCTTCTTTGCGAGCCTGTGCTCATGGTTGAGAGTGGAGCGTTGCTGGCTTCGGAAGCGGAAACTGTTTCATATCGTCTCTGG GTTAGTGGTTGCTTGTCTTACACTGACAAAATATCGGACGGTTTCTACAACATACTGGGAATGAATCCGTATCTGTGGCTGATGTGCAACGATGTGGAGGAAGGTAGGCGACTGCCGCCATTGATATCGCTTAAAGCAGTTGACCCCAGTGAGACATCTATGGAGGTGGTGCTTGTTGATAGACGAGGGGACTCTCGCCTTAAAGAACTTGAAGATAAAGCACAAGAACTGTATAGTGCTTCAGAGGATACCTTAATGTTGGTGGAGAAACTAGGCAAACTTGTTGCTATCTACATGGG gGGTGGTTTTCCAGCGGAGCAAGGAGATCTCCACGTGCGCTGGAAATTAGTTAGTGAGAGATTGAGGGAATTTCAGAAGTGCATCGTGCTCCCTATTGGCAGTCTATCTATGGGACTTTGCAGGCATCGTGCCATTCTTTTCAAG AAATTGGCAGACTACATTGGTTTGCCGTGTCGAATAGCTCGAGGTTGCAAGTACTGTGTGGCTGATCATCGCTCTTCTTGCCTTGTCAAGGTAGAGGATAGCAAGAAGTCCTCAAG GGAATATGTAGTTGATCTAGTTGGCCAACCAGGAAATGTTCATGGCCCAGATTCCTCTATCAATGGAGGATTGCTTTCTTCAATGCCTTCGCCATTTCAAGTTTCTCATCTGAAAGAATTTCAACAACCTTATGTGGATGCTTCATCATCCTGTCAAATTCTAAACTCACAGCACAAACGTGCTTCTTCCATAAATCCTCTGTATTCGG GTTTTGGGGAAGAAGGTCCACAAGTGATGGAATCATCTCTGACACCTCTTGAGTTGGAAGGAAATGCTGAACATTGCATAATTCAGAGTCCCATTTTGTCATTTTCCCAGGGAAACGTTTCAGAACCACTGGATTCTGCTCCGAAGGAATTTTTACATGAGTATTCTAGGCTTTGCGAAGACAAAGTTGTTATACAACAAACatacaaagaaaatatttttgcatCTGGAAGTGCAGTTATAGAAAACAGCATCAAGCAACCTAAGCTCAGCTTATCAAGTCAGTCAGATCTGAAGGAGGTCGATATAATGCTTGAGAATCAAGGGAGATTCCCTGCTGTAACCATCCCAAAATACTTGAATCTTGAACCATCCCTTGCAATAGACTGGCTGGAGATATCATGGGATGAATTACATATTAAGGAGCGTGTTGGTGCCG GGTCATTTGGGACTGTGCATCATGCTGAATGGCATGGATCG GATGTAGCAGTCAAGGTTCTTACCATGCAGGATTTCCATGATGATCAATTGAAGGATTTTCTAAGAGAG GTAGCAATAATGAAACGTGTACGGCATCCGAATGTGGTTCTCTTCATGGGTGCAGTGACAAAGCGTCCACATCTGTCAATAGTGACAGAATATCTGCCTAG GGGTAGTCTATACCGCCTCATACACAGGCCAGCTTCTGGTGAACTATTAGATAAAAGGAGGCGGATACGCATGGCATTGGATGTG GCCAAGGGGATCAATTATCTCCATTGTCTTAACCCTCCTATTGTGCACTGGGATCTTAAATCTCCAAATTTATTGGTGGATAAAAATTGGACAGTAAAG ATTCAAAGCAAACACTTTCATTTCATCGAAGTCTGTTGCTGGAACT CCTGA
- the LOC122318443 gene encoding serine/threonine-protein kinase CTR1-like isoform X2 produces the protein MPHKTTYFFPRQFPDRGFDSCSSKQLFNHEQKQTITSSACTGKESFNIESDRKSSKDASFTVDKKDISSVSDLFKCNDRFHPKKQQFAAFCDWLVERKGDRSSHVKSSSRTSKKQLFDEEDRELLLPQEAELVKDRAIDRNFDRQVSLPRLSSVGSSYAGSLFSGTTTLDGNFSSDIVKDSTTTSTKQEEEEEEEVETRRDNLAQKVRESHYLKLALARRLTSQASLLCEPVLMVESGALLASEAETVSYRLWVSGCLSYTDKISDGFYNILGMNPYLWLMCNDVEEGRRLPPLISLKAVDPSETSMEVVLVDRRGDSRLKELEDKAQELYSASEDTLMLVEKLGKLVAIYMGGGFPAEQGDLHVRWKLVSERLREFQKCIVLPIGSLSMGLCRHRAILFKKLADYIGLPCRIARGCKYCVADHRSSCLVKVEDSKKSSREYVVDLVGQPGNVHGPDSSINGGLLSSMPSPFQVSHLKEFQQPYVDASSSCQILNSQHKRASSINPLYSGFGEEGPQVMESSLTPLELEGNAEHCIIQSPILSFSQGNVSEPLDSAPKEFLHEYSRLCEDKVVIQQTYKENIFASGSAVIENSIKQPKLSLSSQSDLKEVDIMLENQGRFPAVTIPKYLNLEPSLAIDWLEISWDELHIKERVGAGSFGTVHHAEWHGSDVAVKVLTMQDFHDDQLKDFLREVAIMKRVRHPNVVLFMGAVTKRPHLSIVTEYLPRGSLYRLIHRPASGELLDKRRRIRMALDVAKGINYLHCLNPPIVHWDLKSPNLLVDKNWTVKVCDFGLSRFKANTFISSKSVAGTVEFLVLHSQHVTLLLLFSA, from the exons ATGCCTCACAAAACGACTTACTTCTTCCCCAGGCAATTCCCGGACCGGGGATTCGACTCTTGTTCATCCAAGCAACTATTTAATCACGAGCAGAAGCAGACAATCACCAGCTCCGCATGCACAGGCAAAGAATCCTTTAACATCGAAAGCGACCGAAAGTCGTCAAAGGATGCGTCCTTCACGGTCGATAAGAAGGACATATCATCTGTATCCGATCTTTTCAAGTGCAACGACAGGTTCCACCCAAAGAAACAGCAATTTGCTGCCTTCTGTGACTGGTTAGTTGAGAGAAAGGGTGATCGATCTAGTCACGTGAAATCCTCGTCCAGGACCTCGAAGAAGCAGTTATTTGACGAGGAGGACCGCGAGCTTTTGCTCCCCCAAGAAGCGGAGCTCGTGAAGGACCGGGCAATTGATAGGAACTTCGATCGCCAGGTCTCGCTTCCGAGGCTCTCCAGCGTGGGTAGCAGCTATGCAGGGAGCTTGTTTTCCGGAACGACGACGTTGGATGGCAATTTCTCCAGCGATATCGTTAAGGATTCAACCACGACGTCTACGAAgcaagaggaggaggaggaggaagaggtggAAACGCGTAGGGATAACTTGGCGCAGAAGGTAAGGGAGAGTCACTATCTGAAGCTTGCGTTGGCTAGGAGGCTTACTTCTCAAGCCAGTCTTCTTTGCGAGCCTGTGCTCATGGTTGAGAGTGGAGCGTTGCTGGCTTCGGAAGCGGAAACTGTTTCATATCGTCTCTGG GTTAGTGGTTGCTTGTCTTACACTGACAAAATATCGGACGGTTTCTACAACATACTGGGAATGAATCCGTATCTGTGGCTGATGTGCAACGATGTGGAGGAAGGTAGGCGACTGCCGCCATTGATATCGCTTAAAGCAGTTGACCCCAGTGAGACATCTATGGAGGTGGTGCTTGTTGATAGACGAGGGGACTCTCGCCTTAAAGAACTTGAAGATAAAGCACAAGAACTGTATAGTGCTTCAGAGGATACCTTAATGTTGGTGGAGAAACTAGGCAAACTTGTTGCTATCTACATGGG gGGTGGTTTTCCAGCGGAGCAAGGAGATCTCCACGTGCGCTGGAAATTAGTTAGTGAGAGATTGAGGGAATTTCAGAAGTGCATCGTGCTCCCTATTGGCAGTCTATCTATGGGACTTTGCAGGCATCGTGCCATTCTTTTCAAG AAATTGGCAGACTACATTGGTTTGCCGTGTCGAATAGCTCGAGGTTGCAAGTACTGTGTGGCTGATCATCGCTCTTCTTGCCTTGTCAAGGTAGAGGATAGCAAGAAGTCCTCAAG GGAATATGTAGTTGATCTAGTTGGCCAACCAGGAAATGTTCATGGCCCAGATTCCTCTATCAATGGAGGATTGCTTTCTTCAATGCCTTCGCCATTTCAAGTTTCTCATCTGAAAGAATTTCAACAACCTTATGTGGATGCTTCATCATCCTGTCAAATTCTAAACTCACAGCACAAACGTGCTTCTTCCATAAATCCTCTGTATTCGG GTTTTGGGGAAGAAGGTCCACAAGTGATGGAATCATCTCTGACACCTCTTGAGTTGGAAGGAAATGCTGAACATTGCATAATTCAGAGTCCCATTTTGTCATTTTCCCAGGGAAACGTTTCAGAACCACTGGATTCTGCTCCGAAGGAATTTTTACATGAGTATTCTAGGCTTTGCGAAGACAAAGTTGTTATACAACAAACatacaaagaaaatatttttgcatCTGGAAGTGCAGTTATAGAAAACAGCATCAAGCAACCTAAGCTCAGCTTATCAAGTCAGTCAGATCTGAAGGAGGTCGATATAATGCTTGAGAATCAAGGGAGATTCCCTGCTGTAACCATCCCAAAATACTTGAATCTTGAACCATCCCTTGCAATAGACTGGCTGGAGATATCATGGGATGAATTACATATTAAGGAGCGTGTTGGTGCCG GGTCATTTGGGACTGTGCATCATGCTGAATGGCATGGATCG GATGTAGCAGTCAAGGTTCTTACCATGCAGGATTTCCATGATGATCAATTGAAGGATTTTCTAAGAGAG GTAGCAATAATGAAACGTGTACGGCATCCGAATGTGGTTCTCTTCATGGGTGCAGTGACAAAGCGTCCACATCTGTCAATAGTGACAGAATATCTGCCTAG GGGTAGTCTATACCGCCTCATACACAGGCCAGCTTCTGGTGAACTATTAGATAAAAGGAGGCGGATACGCATGGCATTGGATGTG GCCAAGGGGATCAATTATCTCCATTGTCTTAACCCTCCTATTGTGCACTGGGATCTTAAATCTCCAAATTTATTGGTGGATAAAAATTGGACAGTAAAG GTGTGTGATTTTGGTTTGTCCAGATTCAAAGCAAACACTTTCATTTCATCGAAGTCTGTTGCTGGAACT GTTGAATTCTTGGTATTACATAGTCAACATGTAACACTATTGCTTTTATTTTCAGCCTGA
- the LOC122318443 gene encoding serine/threonine-protein kinase CTR1-like isoform X4 encodes MPHKTTYFFPRQFPDRGFDSCSSKQLFNHEQKQTITSSACTGKESFNIESDRKSSKDASFTVDKKDISSVSDLFKCNDRFHPKKQQFAAFCDWLVERKGDRSSHVKSSSRTSKKQLFDEEDRELLLPQEAELVKDRAIDRNFDRQVSLPRLSSVGSSYAGSLFSGTTTLDGNFSSDIVKDSTTTSTKQEEEEEEEVETRRDNLAQKVRESHYLKLALARRLTSQASLLCEPVLMVESGALLASEAETVSYRLWVSGCLSYTDKISDGFYNILGMNPYLWLMCNDVEEGRRLPPLISLKAVDPSETSMEVVLVDRRGDSRLKELEDKAQELYSASEDTLMLVEKLGKLVAIYMGGGFPAEQGDLHVRWKLVSERLREFQKCIVLPIGSLSMGLCRHRAILFKKLADYIGLPCRIARGCKYCVADHRSSCLVKVEDSKKSSREYVVDLVGQPGNVHGPDSSINGGLLSSMPSPFQVSHLKEFQQPYVDASSSCQILNSQHKRASSINPLYSGFGEEGPQVMESSLTPLELEGNAEHCIIQSPILSFSQGNVSEPLDSAPKEFLHEYSRLCEDKVVIQQTYKENIFASGSAVIENSIKQPKLSLSSQSDLKEVDIMLENQGRFPAVTIPKYLNLEPSLAIDWLEISWDELHIKERVGAGSFGTVHHAEWHGSDVAVKVLTMQDFHDDQLKDFLREVAIMKRVRHPNVVLFMGAVTKRPHLSIVTEYLPRGSLYRLIHRPASGELLDKRRRIRMALDVAKGINYLHCLNPPIVHWDLKSPNLLVDKNWTVKIQSKHFHFIEVCCWNC; translated from the exons ATGCCTCACAAAACGACTTACTTCTTCCCCAGGCAATTCCCGGACCGGGGATTCGACTCTTGTTCATCCAAGCAACTATTTAATCACGAGCAGAAGCAGACAATCACCAGCTCCGCATGCACAGGCAAAGAATCCTTTAACATCGAAAGCGACCGAAAGTCGTCAAAGGATGCGTCCTTCACGGTCGATAAGAAGGACATATCATCTGTATCCGATCTTTTCAAGTGCAACGACAGGTTCCACCCAAAGAAACAGCAATTTGCTGCCTTCTGTGACTGGTTAGTTGAGAGAAAGGGTGATCGATCTAGTCACGTGAAATCCTCGTCCAGGACCTCGAAGAAGCAGTTATTTGACGAGGAGGACCGCGAGCTTTTGCTCCCCCAAGAAGCGGAGCTCGTGAAGGACCGGGCAATTGATAGGAACTTCGATCGCCAGGTCTCGCTTCCGAGGCTCTCCAGCGTGGGTAGCAGCTATGCAGGGAGCTTGTTTTCCGGAACGACGACGTTGGATGGCAATTTCTCCAGCGATATCGTTAAGGATTCAACCACGACGTCTACGAAgcaagaggaggaggaggaggaagaggtggAAACGCGTAGGGATAACTTGGCGCAGAAGGTAAGGGAGAGTCACTATCTGAAGCTTGCGTTGGCTAGGAGGCTTACTTCTCAAGCCAGTCTTCTTTGCGAGCCTGTGCTCATGGTTGAGAGTGGAGCGTTGCTGGCTTCGGAAGCGGAAACTGTTTCATATCGTCTCTGG GTTAGTGGTTGCTTGTCTTACACTGACAAAATATCGGACGGTTTCTACAACATACTGGGAATGAATCCGTATCTGTGGCTGATGTGCAACGATGTGGAGGAAGGTAGGCGACTGCCGCCATTGATATCGCTTAAAGCAGTTGACCCCAGTGAGACATCTATGGAGGTGGTGCTTGTTGATAGACGAGGGGACTCTCGCCTTAAAGAACTTGAAGATAAAGCACAAGAACTGTATAGTGCTTCAGAGGATACCTTAATGTTGGTGGAGAAACTAGGCAAACTTGTTGCTATCTACATGGG gGGTGGTTTTCCAGCGGAGCAAGGAGATCTCCACGTGCGCTGGAAATTAGTTAGTGAGAGATTGAGGGAATTTCAGAAGTGCATCGTGCTCCCTATTGGCAGTCTATCTATGGGACTTTGCAGGCATCGTGCCATTCTTTTCAAG AAATTGGCAGACTACATTGGTTTGCCGTGTCGAATAGCTCGAGGTTGCAAGTACTGTGTGGCTGATCATCGCTCTTCTTGCCTTGTCAAGGTAGAGGATAGCAAGAAGTCCTCAAG GGAATATGTAGTTGATCTAGTTGGCCAACCAGGAAATGTTCATGGCCCAGATTCCTCTATCAATGGAGGATTGCTTTCTTCAATGCCTTCGCCATTTCAAGTTTCTCATCTGAAAGAATTTCAACAACCTTATGTGGATGCTTCATCATCCTGTCAAATTCTAAACTCACAGCACAAACGTGCTTCTTCCATAAATCCTCTGTATTCGG GTTTTGGGGAAGAAGGTCCACAAGTGATGGAATCATCTCTGACACCTCTTGAGTTGGAAGGAAATGCTGAACATTGCATAATTCAGAGTCCCATTTTGTCATTTTCCCAGGGAAACGTTTCAGAACCACTGGATTCTGCTCCGAAGGAATTTTTACATGAGTATTCTAGGCTTTGCGAAGACAAAGTTGTTATACAACAAACatacaaagaaaatatttttgcatCTGGAAGTGCAGTTATAGAAAACAGCATCAAGCAACCTAAGCTCAGCTTATCAAGTCAGTCAGATCTGAAGGAGGTCGATATAATGCTTGAGAATCAAGGGAGATTCCCTGCTGTAACCATCCCAAAATACTTGAATCTTGAACCATCCCTTGCAATAGACTGGCTGGAGATATCATGGGATGAATTACATATTAAGGAGCGTGTTGGTGCCG GGTCATTTGGGACTGTGCATCATGCTGAATGGCATGGATCG GATGTAGCAGTCAAGGTTCTTACCATGCAGGATTTCCATGATGATCAATTGAAGGATTTTCTAAGAGAG GTAGCAATAATGAAACGTGTACGGCATCCGAATGTGGTTCTCTTCATGGGTGCAGTGACAAAGCGTCCACATCTGTCAATAGTGACAGAATATCTGCCTAG GGGTAGTCTATACCGCCTCATACACAGGCCAGCTTCTGGTGAACTATTAGATAAAAGGAGGCGGATACGCATGGCATTGGATGTG GCCAAGGGGATCAATTATCTCCATTGTCTTAACCCTCCTATTGTGCACTGGGATCTTAAATCTCCAAATTTATTGGTGGATAAAAATTGGACAGTAAAG ATTCAAAGCAAACACTTTCATTTCATCGAAGTCTGTTGCTGGAACT GTTGA